In Desulfobacterales bacterium, the genomic stretch ATACGTTCGATCATTACATCCGGGATGCGGCAAGCCTTCACGGCCTGGATTTTGCGCTGGTAAAAGCCGTGGTGCAGGCAGAATCCAATTTTAACCCCAATGCCGTCTCCAAGGCCGGCGCCATCGGGCTTATGCAGATCATGCCGGGCAACCTCGCCGCCTTCCGCCTCCACGACCCCTATGATCCGCGGGCCAACATCCTGGCCGGCACCCGGTATCTGAAATCGCTTATCAAAAAATTCAACCATGATCTAACCCTTTCCCTGGCCGCCTATAATGCCGGTCCGGCCGCGGTGGAGCGCTACAACGGGGTTCCCCCCTACCCGGAAACACAGAAATATGTCAAACGGGTGATGGCATATTACAACCGCTACAAGAACTCAGAATAATCAGATATGGCAACAGAAAAAAAATTGCTCGCATTAGAGCGGATCTATGCGCGCTACGAGGAATATACCCGGCAGCTTCGGGTGGCCTGTCAGAAATACTGCGCCCACTGCTGTACCTGCAATGTCACCATGACAAGCCTTGAGGCGGCATATATCCGAAAAGCCCTGTCGGATGCCGAATGGGCCGCCATACGGCAAAGACTTGCCCCGCAGCTTGAGAAAATCCGGTATCAGCCGGAAATAACGCTCAACCAGATGGCCGGATTATGCGCCAACAGCCAGGAACCGCCGGAGGAAATCATTGATCCGAATTGGGGCGCCTGCCCCCTGCTTGAAAAAAAAGCATGCCCCATCTATTCGGTCCGCCCCTTTGGCTGCCGCTGCCTGCTCTCCGGCAGAAACTGCGGGGATTCCGGATATGCCGAAATTGATGCGTATACGATCACCGTAAATTATGTGTTCACCCAGTTTATCGAGCATCTGGATCAAAGCGGCAAAACCGGCAACCTCTCAGATATATTAATGGCGACCGACCCCGAAACCGCCGCCGCCGGGGCCTCCATACATGACAGCGCCGCCGGCTGCCATGTGATCAGAAACCGGGCCATCCCCATGCTGCTGGTGCCGCCCGAGCATCAGCGAGACATCGCCTCAATTGTCAATGACCTCCATGCCATTGTCGAAAGCGCCTGAGGCTTTATTTTAAAGCCTTCTTGACTTACTCTGGGAAAATAATTTATGAACAACAAATTTGACAATAAGCTCAAAAGGCCAAAATGAAAACAAAACTCAAAACCATGATCAAAAGTGCCGCAGAAGCGGCCTATAAATCCGGGGCCTTA encodes the following:
- a CDS encoding lytic transglycosylase domain-containing protein produces the protein MMRILTLQLAMAVLLGAALTGSVRAEIYTYVDENGVRHFSNAPTSQRYRYAGPEIEDRIAYYSSTDTFDHYIRDAASLHGLDFALVKAVVQAESNFNPNAVSKAGAIGLMQIMPGNLAAFRLHDPYDPRANILAGTRYLKSLIKKFNHDLTLSLAAYNAGPAAVERYNGVPPYPETQKYVKRVMAYYNRYKNSE